The Chloroherpetonaceae bacterium genome window below encodes:
- the metK gene encoding methionine adenosyltransferase, translated as MARYLFTSESVSEGHPDKVADQISDSVLDAILEQDKDARVACETFVTTGQVVVGGEITTKAYVEFSDLIRGVIKDIGYTKGEYMFESKSCGILSAIHSQSPDINRGVDRKGAKDKYESVGAGDQGMMFGFACKETPELMPAPVSFAHKLVKKLADLRKAGKDMTYLRPDAKSQVTLEYDNNKVIRVDTIVVSTQHDPEPAGVTEREFQKRIKDDIIAKVITPTLPSYLLDRNTKFFINPTGRFEIGGPHGDTGLTGRKIIVDTYGGAAPHGGGAFSGKDPSKVDRSAAYAARYIAKNVVSSGLAERCTVQVSYAIGIAKPVSIYVNTHSTGMKGITDAELQAKVEKLFDLRPLAIIETFGLTKPKGWSYKQTAAYGHFGRDIFPWEKVDRAKDLQRAFK; from the coding sequence ATGGCACGATATCTATTTACATCGGAATCCGTTTCCGAAGGGCATCCCGATAAGGTTGCCGATCAAATTTCTGACTCCGTTCTTGATGCGATTTTGGAGCAGGATAAAGATGCAAGAGTTGCTTGCGAAACCTTTGTCACAACCGGCCAAGTGGTTGTTGGTGGAGAAATTACCACAAAGGCTTATGTGGAATTCTCTGATCTTATCCGTGGGGTAATTAAGGATATTGGTTACACCAAGGGTGAATACATGTTCGAATCCAAATCGTGCGGTATTCTTTCAGCCATTCACTCACAATCGCCGGATATAAACCGTGGGGTTGACCGCAAAGGTGCAAAGGATAAATACGAATCTGTTGGCGCCGGAGACCAAGGCATGATGTTTGGCTTTGCTTGCAAAGAAACACCTGAATTAATGCCTGCACCGGTTAGCTTTGCACATAAGCTTGTCAAAAAATTGGCCGATCTTCGAAAAGCAGGGAAGGATATGACCTATCTTCGCCCCGATGCCAAAAGCCAAGTCACCCTTGAATACGATAACAACAAAGTCATCCGCGTTGATACTATTGTGGTATCAACCCAACATGACCCTGAACCCGCCGGCGTCACTGAACGTGAATTTCAAAAGCGGATTAAGGATGATATTATCGCCAAAGTCATTACGCCAACGCTTCCAAGCTACTTGCTTGACCGCAATACCAAGTTTTTTATCAACCCAACCGGTCGTTTCGAAATTGGCGGACCTCACGGCGATACGGGCTTAACCGGACGAAAGATTATTGTTGATACCTATGGCGGTGCAGCCCCGCACGGTGGTGGTGCTTTCTCGGGCAAAGACCCCTCGAAGGTTGACCGCTCAGCCGCGTATGCTGCCCGTTACATTGCGAAGAATGTGGTTTCTTCTGGCCTTGCCGAGCGTTGCACCGTTCAGGTGTCGTATGCTATCGGTATTGCAAAACCTGTGTCGATTTATGTCAATACACACAGCACCGGAATGAAAGGAATCACTGATGCCGAGCTTCAAGCCAAGGTTGAAAAACTCTTTGATCTTCGCCCGCTCGCGATTATTGAAACCTTCGGCCTCACCAAGCCAAAAGGGTGGTCATATAAGCAAACCGCTGCTTACGGGCACTTCGGCCGCGACATCTTCCCTTGGGAAAAAGTTGACCGCGCCAAAGATTTGCAACGCGCTTTCAAATAA
- a CDS encoding alpha-2-macroglobulin family protein, with protein sequence MTMSDLAQFCALCFKFIHHFKRFTLYCQNYAFLFAILTIILITGCKKEDTPENKIPFESGRLGSFETAEESDISFLFLKVEFVSPTGETESEAVNEVSILFNQPMVEINEETQNPQKNTLLKFTPEIPGTIRWLGSRTILFTPADTLPPSTTYEVAIPKSISSLNGKQFEDKADYKFSFSTPRQRIVECQPSGRWEKLDFDDEIFLRFRFKADESVKKLISLTNSKSEQLTYTLKFLTNEEKKKKIESFEKLEKYNEIYLLNSTPTERIAILTITSKLSPSEQVTLQLKDGASSSVHTLNFREEFYYKGEKEFSIPAGTYPDLQFSTPVSNLDLRRLISITPFADTLSIESSGYNTTYHYLYRRFKPNTKYVVRLGKELVDKYGQNLKEQAEIIVNVGDYEPYFMMPDGVGLMETEFPNADSSVFPGLSLVGMNIPSLTLRYREVSSSEIVQFYSSQNSNDYWSSRNLRSLAASGMKEYKVQIPNTKNTEFRKKWDLRQALSPDRKSGFVLVETAIPFNQNQNYLNKIALVHLTSLGVTAKFGMNNARVLVTKLSNAQPLPNADVRIYSYGKKVWEGKTNSDGVALAGNLYSNEIAFHHANGDYGKKGIVIVTEYNGETSVISSDDNGIERWRFGIADYNTDRNNERVELFTERGIYRAGEKVFFKGIARRYGLRGWENLTTPIELQVRDARDEVIFKKTYSPDKKYGAFADSLSLSTSAKLGYYSISLRNAKNEYLSSGSFQVEAFKPATFTAKVIPSERSIVRGSPLKAVIEGRYLFGAPMSKSTYRWNLNRAVLPSLSITGFDGYFWQPLGWSSEYVDRNYNLGQGEGTLSAEGEATLSLKTDFETTEPALLTLETEITSNTRQTISERASVIFHPAEFYIGLKPQTTFASENYELPIEIVTATPEGKAVKSNVKVELVRRQWISVKRAGVGGRYEWESQQVDSTIKTITVSTSESGASSQKLKLEGSGIFFIRASATDSRGNITRSETYCYAYGASYVAWEREDHDRIELVTNKKEFKPGETAKILVQSPFDTATALITVEREGIFDHRVQTLTSTSGAIEIPIKEDYLPNVYVSVALLKGRVSYPKKGENDFGKPQFRLGYTKLSVIKDSRQLKVRITPQKKNFHTKETVEAEVFVTDQNGSPVQAEVTLAAVDAGVLNLIGYTFPNLFEAFYQERGLGVIGTESRLKLIEQRNYGEKGEARGGDKGGAGIGGYAFRQNFITTAYWNPTLVTDANGKATVRFTLPDNMTTFRLMADAHSITHFGYSQTDIVVNQPLLLLASLPRFARVGDAFEAGVSVHNYTDEPMTVSLNNLTEGISSLGTKNSSITLEAGKSKEVRFAFKAEKRGTAIFRFTAESPRYRDAIQVPVPIQLPEVKEVLSVFSSTDSTITEKISIPKAILPNAGDLTVQASSSALVGLREAVMYVFDYPYGCLEQKTSKMMPYLVAESLLKEFKLQTALDTAKGGYKAELSRLMMEFEKYQVSSGGFSYWPNGEVPYDYLTAYVVYAMILAEKQGIEFKASMKSKAITYLRSVLYKNQSSYYGQSYDNVTNAFIVYALTLSGDKAYARSMANSMFENRAILPMDAKAYLIRAYAALGKGSVTQKEDSKRVEILLNEVLTLAKMESETCHFENNDQAGGVWFFSSPAKTTASVLIAAFESRSNVIPDEIVSKSVRWLLKKQKKGHWENTQDNIFVLEALNQYFTRFESLEPNFKIEFTVASQSLLSTTFKGRSIKQEVTSSSLENFAKGESLPLTIAKTGIGKLYYGARLTYFPTYQLKSVDRGISIMREIKPLVKREGFKHNEFKAGDVVQVTLTVSIPYEMNFIALSDPLPAGFEAINPRLRVNSTVMKREQEVTNNQYEEGESEYDYPIRRYGFDFSEFKDDRLTLFAETLDKGVYKYTYFCRAITYGTFSLPPSSVEQMYSPEVYGRTASSSVVIKD encoded by the coding sequence ATGACAATGTCAGACCTTGCACAATTCTGTGCGCTATGCTTTAAGTTCATTCATCACTTCAAACGATTCACGCTTTACTGTCAAAACTATGCCTTTCTCTTTGCCATCCTGACAATCATTTTGATAACAGGGTGCAAAAAAGAAGACACGCCGGAAAATAAAATCCCGTTTGAGTCCGGGCGATTAGGTTCTTTTGAAACTGCTGAGGAAAGTGATATCAGTTTTCTATTTCTTAAAGTGGAGTTTGTTTCGCCTACCGGAGAAACGGAATCTGAAGCGGTGAATGAAGTTTCTATTCTCTTCAACCAACCGATGGTGGAAATCAATGAAGAAACACAAAACCCACAAAAAAACACCCTATTAAAGTTCACGCCCGAAATTCCGGGAACCATCCGCTGGCTGGGGAGTCGCACGATTCTCTTTACCCCTGCCGATACGCTCCCCCCTTCAACAACTTATGAAGTGGCGATTCCAAAATCTATTAGTTCACTTAACGGCAAGCAATTTGAAGATAAAGCGGATTACAAATTTTCTTTTTCTACCCCAAGGCAACGGATTGTGGAGTGTCAGCCAAGCGGGAGATGGGAAAAACTTGATTTCGATGATGAAATCTTTTTGCGCTTTCGTTTTAAAGCCGATGAATCAGTCAAAAAACTGATTTCGCTTACCAATAGCAAATCGGAGCAACTGACATACACCTTAAAATTTTTAACCAATGAGGAAAAAAAGAAAAAAATTGAGTCCTTTGAAAAGCTTGAAAAGTACAATGAAATTTACCTCTTAAACAGCACCCCAACTGAACGAATCGCGATCTTAACAATCACATCGAAACTATCACCCTCTGAGCAAGTTACGCTTCAATTGAAAGATGGGGCTTCAAGTTCCGTTCATACCCTCAATTTCAGAGAGGAATTTTATTATAAGGGTGAAAAGGAATTTTCAATTCCTGCCGGCACTTACCCCGACTTGCAGTTTTCAACGCCTGTTTCTAATCTTGATCTTAGGCGTCTGATTTCCATTACGCCGTTTGCCGATACCCTTTCGATTGAAAGTTCGGGATACAACACCACTTATCATTATTTATATCGTCGGTTCAAACCAAATACAAAATATGTCGTTCGTTTGGGCAAAGAATTGGTGGATAAATATGGGCAAAATCTCAAAGAACAGGCCGAGATTATCGTCAATGTAGGCGATTATGAACCCTATTTTATGATGCCTGACGGGGTCGGATTGATGGAAACGGAGTTTCCGAATGCCGATTCATCCGTTTTTCCCGGACTCTCGCTCGTCGGTATGAACATTCCTTCGCTCACGCTTCGTTACCGCGAAGTTTCTTCATCAGAAATTGTTCAGTTTTATTCTTCCCAAAATAGCAATGATTACTGGAGTTCACGAAATCTTAGATCTCTAGCCGCTTCTGGAATGAAGGAGTATAAAGTTCAGATACCAAACACAAAAAATACTGAGTTTCGAAAAAAGTGGGATTTAAGGCAAGCGCTCAGCCCCGATCGTAAATCAGGGTTTGTGTTGGTTGAAACCGCTATTCCTTTTAATCAAAACCAAAACTACCTCAATAAGATTGCGCTTGTTCATCTCACCTCTTTAGGGGTTACTGCTAAATTCGGAATGAACAATGCCCGTGTATTGGTAACAAAACTCTCAAATGCGCAGCCTCTCCCCAACGCCGATGTTCGAATTTACTCCTACGGGAAAAAAGTATGGGAAGGTAAAACCAATTCGGATGGTGTCGCTTTAGCAGGAAATCTTTATTCAAATGAAATAGCGTTTCATCACGCTAACGGCGATTACGGAAAAAAAGGAATTGTCATCGTTACAGAGTATAACGGCGAGACCTCTGTAATTTCCTCTGATGACAACGGTATCGAGCGGTGGCGATTTGGAATCGCTGATTATAATACCGATCGCAACAACGAGCGGGTTGAGCTTTTTACGGAACGCGGAATTTACAGAGCCGGCGAAAAAGTATTCTTCAAAGGCATTGCTCGCCGATATGGCCTGAGAGGTTGGGAAAATCTCACCACACCAATTGAACTTCAGGTTAGAGATGCTCGCGATGAGGTCATATTCAAAAAAACATATTCTCCCGATAAGAAATACGGCGCATTTGCCGATTCCCTTTCACTTTCCACTTCAGCGAAATTAGGCTACTATTCCATTTCTCTACGAAATGCGAAAAATGAATATCTCAGCTCCGGTTCATTTCAAGTTGAAGCTTTTAAACCGGCAACCTTCACTGCAAAGGTCATCCCGAGCGAGCGCTCCATCGTGCGCGGTTCCCCGCTTAAAGCCGTGATTGAGGGCAGATACCTTTTTGGCGCACCGATGTCGAAGAGCACCTACCGTTGGAATTTAAATCGTGCCGTATTGCCAAGCCTTTCAATCACAGGCTTTGATGGCTATTTCTGGCAACCACTTGGCTGGTCTTCGGAATATGTCGATCGAAATTATAATCTTGGACAAGGTGAGGGAACCCTCTCCGCAGAGGGCGAAGCAACCCTTTCCTTAAAAACGGATTTTGAAACTACCGAACCGGCTTTGCTTACATTAGAGACCGAGATTACTTCAAACACCCGTCAAACCATTTCAGAAAGAGCATCAGTGATTTTCCACCCCGCTGAATTTTATATTGGTTTGAAACCCCAAACCACCTTTGCTTCCGAAAATTATGAACTTCCAATTGAGATTGTCACAGCCACTCCGGAAGGAAAAGCTGTAAAATCGAATGTGAAGGTCGAATTGGTTCGCAGACAATGGATCAGTGTCAAGCGTGCCGGCGTTGGCGGCCGCTATGAGTGGGAATCGCAGCAAGTAGATAGCACCATCAAAACAATAACGGTTTCAACTTCCGAAAGCGGCGCAAGTTCACAAAAACTGAAACTTGAAGGCTCTGGAATCTTTTTTATTCGCGCTTCTGCCACAGATTCTCGAGGAAATATCACTCGCAGCGAAACATACTGCTATGCTTACGGCGCTTCGTATGTTGCGTGGGAGCGGGAAGATCATGATCGAATTGAGCTAGTCACAAACAAGAAGGAATTCAAGCCCGGAGAAACTGCAAAAATTCTTGTACAATCACCTTTCGATACCGCCACGGCATTGATTACCGTTGAACGAGAAGGCATTTTTGATCATCGGGTTCAAACCTTAACCTCGACATCCGGCGCGATTGAAATCCCCATCAAGGAGGATTACTTGCCCAATGTGTATGTTTCTGTGGCGTTGTTAAAGGGCAGAGTCTCTTATCCCAAAAAAGGAGAAAATGATTTTGGTAAACCTCAATTCCGATTGGGTTATACAAAACTTTCAGTCATCAAAGACAGTAGACAACTTAAGGTTAGAATTACCCCACAAAAGAAAAATTTCCACACCAAAGAAACGGTAGAAGCAGAGGTATTCGTAACCGATCAAAACGGTTCGCCGGTTCAAGCGGAAGTTACTTTAGCCGCTGTTGATGCCGGTGTCTTGAATCTTATTGGTTACACTTTTCCAAATTTATTTGAGGCGTTTTATCAAGAGCGCGGGCTTGGCGTAATCGGGACAGAAAGCCGTCTGAAACTGATTGAGCAACGCAACTACGGTGAAAAGGGTGAAGCGCGCGGTGGCGATAAAGGCGGCGCCGGTATCGGGGGATATGCCTTCCGTCAAAACTTTATCACAACAGCCTATTGGAATCCCACCTTAGTGACCGATGCCAATGGAAAAGCAACCGTTAGGTTTACCTTGCCCGACAACATGACCACCTTCCGACTAATGGCAGATGCGCATTCAATCACGCATTTTGGGTATTCACAAACAGATATCGTTGTCAATCAACCGCTTTTATTATTAGCCTCGCTTCCTCGCTTTGCTCGAGTGGGTGATGCCTTTGAAGCCGGTGTTTCAGTTCATAATTATACCGATGAACCAATGACCGTTTCACTTAACAACCTCACCGAAGGCATTTCAAGTCTAGGTACTAAAAATTCGTCAATTACACTTGAAGCCGGAAAATCCAAAGAAGTTCGCTTTGCCTTCAAAGCTGAAAAACGTGGAACAGCCATCTTCCGATTTACCGCCGAATCTCCGAGATATCGCGATGCCATTCAAGTCCCTGTTCCCATTCAGCTCCCTGAAGTGAAAGAAGTTCTTTCAGTTTTCAGCTCTACCGATTCTACAATCACAGAAAAAATTTCTATCCCTAAAGCCATTCTTCCCAATGCCGGAGACCTCACTGTACAAGCCTCTTCCTCAGCGTTAGTTGGGTTAAGAGAAGCGGTGATGTATGTCTTTGATTATCCTTACGGGTGCTTAGAGCAGAAAACCTCAAAGATGATGCCCTATCTCGTAGCAGAGTCTCTTTTGAAGGAATTCAAGTTGCAAACCGCCCTTGATACGGCTAAGGGAGGATACAAAGCGGAACTCTCACGGCTTATGATGGAATTTGAAAAATACCAAGTGAGTAGTGGTGGGTTTTCTTATTGGCCCAATGGCGAAGTACCTTATGATTATCTCACCGCTTATGTGGTTTATGCGATGATTCTCGCTGAAAAGCAAGGGATTGAATTCAAGGCATCAATGAAATCGAAAGCCATTACCTATCTCAGATCAGTTTTGTACAAAAATCAAAGCAGTTACTACGGCCAAAGTTATGATAATGTCACAAATGCGTTCATTGTCTATGCCCTAACACTTTCAGGCGATAAAGCATACGCTCGATCAATGGCAAATTCAATGTTTGAAAATAGAGCGATTCTGCCAATGGATGCAAAAGCCTATTTAATTCGAGCTTATGCGGCACTCGGTAAAGGGAGTGTCACCCAAAAAGAAGATTCCAAAAGAGTTGAAATCTTGTTGAATGAAGTACTCACGCTTGCTAAAATGGAATCTGAAACCTGCCATTTTGAGAACAATGATCAAGCAGGTGGGGTTTGGTTTTTCAGTTCTCCCGCGAAAACCACAGCAAGCGTATTAATCGCTGCTTTTGAGAGTCGAAGCAATGTGATCCCAGATGAGATTGTTTCCAAATCGGTTCGGTGGCTCTTAAAGAAGCAGAAAAAAGGACATTGGGAAAATACGCAGGATAACATTTTTGTTCTTGAGGCCTTGAATCAATACTTCACACGGTTTGAATCGCTTGAACCGAATTTCAAAATAGAGTTTACAGTTGCTTCTCAATCACTTCTCTCGACAACCTTCAAAGGTCGCTCAATTAAGCAAGAGGTTACCAGCAGTTCTTTGGAAAATTTTGCAAAAGGCGAATCGTTACCACTGACCATCGCCAAAACAGGCATTGGAAAATTGTATTACGGCGCAAGGTTAACTTATTTCCCAACCTATCAATTGAAGTCGGTAGATCGTGGAATAAGTATCATGCGAGAAATTAAGCCACTTGTGAAACGTGAGGGCTTTAAGCATAATGAATTTAAGGCAGGCGATGTCGTGCAAGTGACGCTGACAGTGTCAATTCCTTATGAAATGAATTTTATCGCCCTATCCGATCCACTTCCGGCGGGGTTTGAAGCAATTAATCCTCGTTTGCGAGTGAATTCAACCGTTATGAAAAGAGAACAAGAAGTAACTAATAATCAATATGAAGAAGGCGAATCTGAATACGACTATCCAATCCGCCGATATGGATTTGACTTTAGCGAATTCAAAGACGATCGTCTAACGCTATTTGCTGAAACACTTGACAAAGGGGTTTATAAATACACTTATTTTTGCCGAGCAATCACTTATGGAACATTTTCATTACCCCCTTCAAGCGTTGAGCAAATGTATTCGCCTGAGGTCTATGGCCGCACCGCTTCAAGCTCTGTCGTGATCAAAGATTAA
- the ahcY gene encoding adenosylhomocysteinase — protein MATTAEVKRLPFKVKDISLGDWGRKEIRLAEAEMPGLMQIRKEYGAQKPLKGARIAGCLHMTIQTAVLIETLIELGAEVSWSSCNIFSTQDHAAAAIAKAGIPVYAWKGMNAEEFDWCIEQTLFAFKDGQPLNMILDDGGDLTNMVLDKYPELVAGIRGISEETTTGVHRLYERQQHGTLPLPAININDSVTKSKFDNKYGCRESLVDAIRRGTDLMLAGKVAVVAGFGDVGKGSAESLKNANVRVIVTEADPICALQAAMEGYEVKKMETAVKEADIVVTATGNEDIVTEKHFRSMKDKAIVCNIGHFDTEIDMAWLNKNYGHTKMEIKPQVDLYNIEGKDIIVLAEGRLVNLGVATGHPSFVMSCSFSNQVIAQMELWQNSKSYENKVYMLPKHLDEKVARLHLEKLGVELEELSEKQAKYIGVKQEGPFKPEYYRY, from the coding sequence ATGGCTACAACCGCAGAAGTCAAACGCTTACCGTTTAAGGTAAAAGATATTTCCCTTGGCGATTGGGGAAGAAAAGAAATTCGCCTTGCCGAAGCTGAAATGCCCGGCCTGATGCAAATTCGTAAAGAATATGGCGCACAAAAGCCGCTCAAAGGCGCTCGCATTGCCGGCTGCTTACACATGACCATTCAAACCGCCGTTTTAATCGAAACCTTGATTGAGCTCGGCGCAGAAGTCAGCTGGTCATCGTGCAATATCTTTTCAACGCAAGACCACGCCGCCGCAGCGATTGCCAAAGCCGGAATTCCGGTTTATGCGTGGAAGGGCATGAACGCCGAGGAATTTGATTGGTGTATTGAGCAAACCCTTTTTGCCTTCAAAGATGGGCAACCGCTCAATATGATTTTAGACGATGGCGGCGATCTCACCAATATGGTGCTTGATAAATACCCCGAGCTTGTGGCCGGTATTCGCGGAATCTCCGAAGAAACCACCACCGGTGTACACCGCCTTTATGAACGCCAGCAACACGGAACGCTTCCGCTCCCGGCAATCAATATTAACGATAGCGTAACGAAATCGAAATTTGATAACAAATACGGCTGCCGCGAATCATTGGTGGATGCCATTCGCCGTGGAACGGATTTGATGCTTGCCGGTAAAGTGGCGGTTGTTGCAGGCTTTGGTGATGTGGGCAAAGGCTCTGCGGAGTCGCTTAAAAATGCCAATGTGCGCGTCATCGTAACCGAAGCTGACCCAATTTGTGCGCTTCAAGCGGCAATGGAAGGCTATGAAGTTAAAAAGATGGAAACCGCCGTGAAGGAAGCCGACATTGTGGTGACCGCCACAGGAAACGAAGATATCGTGACGGAAAAGCACTTCCGCTCAATGAAGGATAAAGCCATTGTCTGCAATATCGGCCATTTTGATACCGAAATTGATATGGCGTGGCTCAATAAAAACTACGGCCATACCAAGATGGAAATTAAGCCGCAAGTGGACCTTTACAACATTGAAGGGAAGGATATCATTGTGCTCGCTGAAGGCCGTTTGGTGAACTTGGGCGTGGCGACCGGGCATCCGTCGTTCGTGATGTCGTGCTCCTTCTCCAACCAAGTGATTGCCCAAATGGAACTTTGGCAAAATAGCAAGAGCTATGAGAACAAAGTGTATATGTTACCAAAGCACTTGGATGAAAAGGTTGCCCGCCTGCACCTTGAAAAGCTTGGCGTTGAACTCGAAGAGCTTTCTGAAAAGCAAGCCAAGTATATTGGCGTGAAACAAGAAGGCCCATTTAAGCCGGAGTATTATCGGTATTAA